From one Mustela nigripes isolate SB6536 chromosome 16, MUSNIG.SB6536, whole genome shotgun sequence genomic stretch:
- the CCDC92B gene encoding coiled-coil domain containing 92B: MDTVSLEHQIQSVQRHISFLKKEQMALLRDLHLEILRLQKRCSELTRDLEMREAQSHQQEAASRELESKCRALESQLAARTAANAELRREVAQREALVSALRCSLRAEERRFLEELRRRSHRATVLGTELQKHTEAAAYLSCQLHAARQRLQTPRPGPGAATAAATEPRPRRRAQRARRPPAAEATAKGPGRDWAAWERATRALDDIDPMPDPALFLYPRRPPRPSGRSPRHPPPQEPPDQAGPPAVPSPPSAPGEPE, translated from the exons ATGGATACCGTGTCCCTGGAGCATCAGATCCAGAGTGTACAACGCCACATCAGCTTCCTGAAAAAGGAGCAGATGGCTCTGCTGCGAGACCTGCACCTGGAAATCCTGAGGCTGCAGAAACGCTGTTCAG AACTGACTCGTGATCTGGAGATGAGAGAGGCCCAGTCTCATCAGCAAG AGGCGGCGTCCCGGGAGCTGGAGAGCAAGTGCCGCGCGCTGGAGTCGCAGCTGGCTGCGCGGACCGCCGCCAACGCCGAGCTGCGGCGGGAGGTGGCGCAGCGGGAGGCGCTGGTGTCCGCGCTGCGTTGCAGCCTGCGCGCAGAAGAGCGCCGCTTCCTGGAGGAGCTGCGGCGGCGCAGCCACCGTGCCACCGTGCTGGGCACCGAGCTGCAGAAGCACACCGAGGCGGCTGCCTACCTCTCCTGCCAGCTGCACGCGGCGCGCCAGAGACTGCAGACCCCGCGCCCGGGCCCCggcgccgccaccgccgccgccacgGAGCCCCGGCCCCGCCGGCGCGCACAGCGGGctcgccgcccgcccgccgccgaGGCCACAGCCAAGGGCCCGGGCCGGGACTGGGCGGCCTGGGAACGCGCGACCCGCGCCCTGGACGACATCGACCCCATGCCGGACCCCGCGCTCTTCCTCTACCCCCGGAGGCCCCCGCGGCCCAGCGGCCGCAGCCCGCGCCACCCGCCTCCCCAGGAGCCCCCGGACCAAGCCGGCCCGCCGGCCGTGCCCAGCCCGCCTAGCGCTCCCGGGGAGCCGGAGTAG